A DNA window from Phyllostomus discolor isolate MPI-MPIP mPhyDis1 chromosome X, mPhyDis1.pri.v3, whole genome shotgun sequence contains the following coding sequences:
- the LOC114505142 gene encoding peptidyl-prolyl cis-trans isomerase A-like produces MPQPCTFPCPAIVNPTMFFNITADVEPLGSISFKLFADKVPKTAGNFCALSTGEKGCGYKGSCFHRIISGFTCQGGDFTHHNSTGGKSIYGEKFDDENFVLKHTGPGILFMENAEPNTNGSQVFICTSKTEWLNSKHVVFNQVKDGMGIFHLVVSGGPIVLHKWQDQQKDHHH; encoded by the coding sequence ATGCCACAACCTTGCACCTTCCCATGCCCAGCCATAGTCAACCCCACCATGTTCTTCAACATCACTGCTGATGTCGAGCCCTTGGGCAGCATCTCCTTCAAGCTGTTTGCAGACAAAGTTCCAAAGACAGCAGGAAACTTTTGTGCTCTGAGCACTGGGGAGAAAGGATGTGGTTATAAAGGCTCCTGCTTTCACAGAATTATTTCAGGATTTACATGCCAAGGTGGTGACTTCACACACCACAACAGCACAGGCGGCAAGTCCATCTACGGGGAGAAATTTGATGATGAGAATTTTGTCCTGAAGCACACAGGTCCTGGCATCTTGTTCATGGAAAATGCTGAACCCAACACAAATGGTTCCCAGGTTTTCATCTGCACTTCCAAGACCGAGTGGCTGAACAGCAAGCATGTGGTGTTCAACCAGGTGAAAGACGGCATGGGTATCTTTCACCTGGTGGTATCTGGTGGACCCATAGTGCTCCACAAATGGCAAGACCAGCAAAAGGATCACCATCACTGA